From one Triticum aestivum cultivar Chinese Spring chromosome 4B, IWGSC CS RefSeq v2.1, whole genome shotgun sequence genomic stretch:
- the LOC123091270 gene encoding serpin-Z6B-like, whose amino-acid sequence MRRDPPQSAGSRGLAALSASLARGIAGNPVDSNLVFSPLSIYTALALVAAGARGATLDEILRVLGARSRGELDEFVARAVGGALRDRTDSGGPRVAFACGVWSDLACPLKPGFLKAVVDGGYRAEASTVDFRGDPDGSRQLINAWAARATNNLIDSVLGPRSVTESTRVVLGNAVYFKGKWDQPFDERNTADAPFRRLGGALPVDVPFMQSWDEQFVVVHDGFKVLKLRYKMVDALLTRDPKKPAPFFPKRAPLLRPDRFSHAASPSRHGSYGRAGPYPYSNGHPNASSSLAGSYGGNNTSSTASSNNNSNNFNSSSTHFSLCIFLPDADDGLRSLVDAIASRPGFLRDHLPRRKVEVGEFRVPRFKLSFHDSVVDVLKELGLSLPFSPLGDLSDMTGPDDSGFGMIVDEVVHKAVIEVNEEGTEAAAVTMVTDRFGCAARCNPPPQVDFVADHPFAYFIVEEESGAIVFAGHVVDPSRES is encoded by the coding sequence ATGAGGAGGGATCCGCCACAATCTGCCGGCTCCAGGGGGCTGGCGGCGCTATCCGCCAGCCTCGCGCGGGGCATCGCCGGCAACCCCGTGGACAGCAATCTGGTCTTCTCGCCGCTCTCCATCTACACCGCGCTCGCGCTcgtggccgccggcgcccgcggCGCCACCTTGGACGAGATCCTCCGCGTCCTCGGCGCGCGGTCCCGCGGCGAGCTCGACGAGTTCGTCGCGCGTGCGGTGGGTGGCGCGCTGCGGGACCGGACAGACTCCGGCGGCCCGCGCGTGGCGTTCGCGTGCGGCGTCTGGAGCGACCTGGCGTGCCCGCTCAAGCCCGGGTTCCTCAAGGCCGTCGTCGACGGCGGGTACAGGGCCGAGGCCTCCACCGTCGACTTCCGCGGCGACCCCGACGGCTCGCGCCAGCTGATCAACGCGTGGGCGGCGCGCGCCACGAACAACCTGATCGACTCCGTCCTCGGCCCTAGGTCTGTGACCGAGTCCACCCGCGTCGTGCTCGGCAACGCCGTGTACTTCAAGGGCAAGTGGGACCAGCCCTTCGACGAGAGGAACACCGCCGACGCGCCGTTCCGCCGGCTCGGCGGCGCCCTCCCCGTCGACGTGCCCTTCATGCAGAGCTGGGATGAGCAGTTCGTGGTCGTGCACGACGGGTTCAAGGTGCTCAAGCTTCGGTACAAGATGGTGGACGCGCTCCTGACGCGTGATCCCAAGAAGCCCGCCCCATTCTTTCCAAAGCGTGCTCCGCTCCTCCGTCCTGATCGATTCTCTCATGCCGCTTCACCTTCCCGCCATGGTTCCTACGGCCGCGCCGGTCCGTATCCATACTCCAACGGCCATCCAAACGCATCTTCCAGTCTCGCCGGCTCGTACGGCGGCAATAACACGTCGTCGACCGCGTCCTCCAACAACAACAGTAACAACTTTAACTCCAGCTCCACACACTTCTCCTTGTGCATCTTCCTCCCGGACGCCGACGACGGCCTGCGCAGCCTGGTCGACGCGATCGCTTCACGGCCGGGCTTCCTGCGCGACCACCTGCCTCGCCGGAAGGTCGAGGTCGGCGAGTTCCGGGTGCCCAGGTTCAAGCTGTCCTTCCACGACAGCGTGGTCGACGTCCTCAAGGAGTTGGGCCTCAGCCTGCCGTTCAGCCCGCTGGGCGACCTGTCCGACATGACGGGACCCGACGACTCCGGCTTCGGAATGATCGTGGACGAAGTCGTCCACAAGGCGGTCATCGAGGTGAACGAGGAGGGCACGGAGGCCGCGGCTGTCACCATGGTTACTGACCGGTTTGGCTGCGCGGCCAGGTGCAATCCGCCGCCACAGGTGGATTTCGTTGCTGATCACCCGTTTGCCTACTTCATTGTGGAAGAGGAGAGCGGCGCCATCGTCTTCGCCGGCCATGTCGTTGACCCCTCGAGAGAAAGTTAG
- the LOC123091272 gene encoding putative B3 domain-containing protein Os04g0346900, protein MFNAKHIGPKSTVTPIITVPLLFFLFILWCVLWKNLLRGPHDRKMAADSNRKAPCGKPQFLKVLFTDFMEKMPIPAKFMRRHLAAEPGLRRATLMSPLGKFWHVDVVRDGHGGDSDVYFAGGWAEFVRANRLEEENFLVFKYEGNMVFTVKVFETSGCIKNYDDLVVSGALLEQAAPRKRSSTGCGSQPTSKGHGGTHAQKTRKVSDRSLTGDGVIQAKKQYKPRRILMEDNDGEQDATTEKYAQADTHSGIATEAKESEYTGTLPFYAKTATPCNIRYSYMASSLAGSKSNLYSLVQIDMHCELIKFCVMNGIATNRLMILKDSGGRSWPVKLTLTSDQARMKAGWGHFSGHHGIKVGDLCVFHLVDEHTFNVSIRRAE, encoded by the exons ATGTTCAATGCTAAACATATTGGCCCCAAATCTACAGTAACGCCTATAATAACTGTTCCCTTGctattcttcctcttcatcctctggtGTGTGCTCTGGAAAAACTTGCTGCGCGGTCCACACGATAGAAAAATGGCCGCCGACAGCAACCGGAAGGCTCCCTGCGGCAAGCCTCAGTTCCTCAAGGTGCTCTTCACGGACTTCATGGAGAAGATGCCGATCCCGGCCAAGTTCATGCGGCGGCACCTGGCAGCGGAGCCCGGGCTCCGGCGGGCCACCCTGATGAGCCCATTGGGCAAATTCTGGCACGTCGACGTGGTCCGAGACGGCCACGGCGGCGACAGCGACGTCTACTTCGCCGGCGGCTGGGCCGAGTTCGTGAGGGCCAACAGGCTGGAGGAGGAGAACTTCCTGGTGTTCAAGTACGAAGGGAACATGGTGTTCACTGTGAAGGTGTTCGAGACGTCCGGGTGCATCAAGAACTACGACGACCTCGTCGTCTCCGGCGCATTGTTAGAGCAGGCAGCACCGAGGAAGCGGTCCAGCACTGGCTGTGGATCGCAGCCTACGTCCAAGGGCCATG GTGGTACACATGCTCAGAAAACCAGGAAGGTCAGTGACAGGAGCCTTACCGGTGATGGTGTCATACAGGCAAAGAAGCAGTACAAACCTCGCAGGATTCTGATGGAAGACAATGATGGCGAGCAAGATGCCACCACAGAGAAGTACGCCCAAGCGGACACCCACTCCGGCATCGCAACGGAGGCCAAGGAGTCCGAGTACACCGGCACCCTCCCTTTCTACGCCAAGACGGCGACTCCTTGCAACATTCGCTACAGCTACATGGCAAGTTCTTTAGCTGGTTCAAAATCAAATCTATACTCTCTAGTTCAGATAGATATGCACTGTGAACTTATA AAGTTCTGCGTCATGAACGGCATCGCGACGAACCGGCTGATGATACTCAAGGACTCGGGCGGGAGGTCGTGGCCCGTGAAGCTGACGCTGACGAGCGACCAGGCGCGCATGAAGGCTGGGTGGGGCCACTTCTCCGGCCACCATGGGATCAAGGTCGGGGACCTCTGTGTCTTCCACCTCGTCGACGAGCACACCTTCAACGTCAGCATAAGGCGGGCCGAGTAA
- the LOC123091271 gene encoding putative pentatricopeptide repeat-containing protein At4g17915, whose protein sequence is MTWARTRLSTRLMNVCLAALCRGGGLARAESVLVDAIRLGMPPDVVTYNTLLAAHCRASGLDAGFAVLRRMREAGVSPDAVTYNSLIAGAARGGLTMRALDLFDEMLQAGVAPDAWSYNALMHCLFRSGHPEDAYRVFADMAEKGVAPCATTYNTLLDGLFRFGHATNAYRMFRYLQRTGLPVGIVTYNTMINGLCKSGKVGYARMVLRELGRTEHAPNIVTYTTVMKCCFTYGRFDQGLETFLSLLDGGYIPDLFPYCTVISALVKKGRMEEANTYSELMIRSGFSLDSACYNTLIYLRFQEGKLDDAFELLSMMEEGGLESDEYTFSILVNGLSKMGHFEAAHKQLCYMEIRDMESNIVAYNCLVDALCKSDEVDAAIKLLHNMKLKDDFTYTSLVHGLCKVGRYHMASKFLRICLREGNSVLASAKRAVIAGLRSAGFQNDVRKVRAALRMARLLKP, encoded by the coding sequence ATGACCTGGGCGCGGACGCGGCTGTCCACGCGGCTCATGAACGTCTGCCTCGCGGCGCTCTGCCGCGGCGGCGGCCTCGCCCGGGCGGAGTCCGTCCTCGTCGACGCCATCCGCCTCGGCATGCCCCCCGACGTCGTCACCTACAACACCCTCCTCGCCGCGCACTGCCGCGCCTCGGGCCTCGACGCGGGGTTCGCCGTCCTGCGCCGGATGCGGGAGGCCGGGGTGAGCCCCGACGCCGTCACCTACAACTCCCTCATCGCCGGCGCCGCGCGGGGTGGGCTCACGATGCGCGCCCTCGACCTGTTCGACGAAATGCTCCAGGCGGGGGTCGCCCCCGACGCCTGGAGCTACAACGCGCTCATGCACTGCTTGTTCCGGTCTGGCCACCCAGAGGATGCCTACCGGGTGTTCGCCGATATGGCCGAGAAAGGCGTCGCGCCGTGCGCCACCACCTACAACACACTCCTGGATGGGCTCTTCAGGTTCGGCCACGCGACGAACGCCTACAGGATGTTCAGGTACCTGCAGAGGACGGGGCTCCCGGTGGGCATTGTGACTTACAACACAATGATCAATGGGCTGTGCAAGTCAGGCAAGGTGGGCTATGCCCGCATGGTCCTCAGGGAGCTTGGGAGGACCGAGCATGCCCCGAACATCGTCACTTACACGACGGTCATGAAGTGCTGCTTTACGTATGGCAGGTTTGATCAGGGGCTGGAGACCTTCTTGTCATTGCTTGACGGAGGGTACATTCCAGATCTCTTCCCATACTGCACGGTGATTAGTGCGTTAGTCAAGAAGGGACGGATGGAAGAAGCCAATACCTACAGTGAGCTAATGATACGGAGTGGGTTCAGTCTTGACAGTGCATGCTATAATACGCTGATTTACCTGCGATTCCAGGAAGGGAAGCTGGATGACGCGTTTGAGCTGCTGAGTATGATGGAAGAGGGTGGTCTGGAGAGTGATGAGTACACATTCTCAATTTTGGTTAATGGTTTGTCCAAGATGGGGCATTTCGAGGCTGCACATAAGCAGTTATGTTACATGGAGATAAGGGACATggaatcaaatattgttgcttACAATTGCTTGGTGGACGCACTCTGCAAATCTGATGAGGTGGATGCAGCCATCAAATTACTTCACAACATGAAACTGAAGGATGATTTTACTTACACATCACTAGTCCATGGTCTATGTAAGGTGGGTAGGTATCATATGGCATCCAAATTCTTGCGGATCTGCTTGCGTGAAGGGAACAGTGTTCTTGCATCTGCAAAGCGTGCTGTCATCGCTGGCCTTCGTAGTGCAGGGTTTCAGAATGACGTGAGGAAAGTTCGGGCAGCATTACGTATGGCTAGGCTGTTAAAACCATAA